A region of Chrysiogenia bacterium DNA encodes the following proteins:
- the maf gene encoding septum formation protein Maf, which produces MSEKRDTTLILASTSPRRKQLLEDAGLSFQVVSPPGEEVAPEPGEDPAAYAERAAVAKGLETATHLAATMEGEKWILAADTVVTIGGEILGKPEDDADALRMLLRLTGVTHKVHTGFAIIGPDGEKAFSKSVKTGVDFSKPARERLEAYVATGEPHDKAGAYAIQGKGAFLVRSITGSYTNVVGLPVADVSKALADLGVLEKLQREKW; this is translated from the coding sequence ATGAGCGAAAAGCGCGACACAACTCTCATCCTGGCCTCCACCTCTCCGCGGCGAAAGCAGCTTCTTGAAGATGCGGGGCTGAGCTTCCAGGTCGTCTCCCCTCCGGGCGAGGAAGTCGCCCCCGAGCCCGGCGAGGACCCGGCGGCCTACGCCGAGCGTGCCGCCGTCGCCAAGGGCCTCGAAACGGCCACCCACCTGGCGGCGACGATGGAGGGCGAGAAGTGGATTCTCGCTGCCGACACAGTCGTAACCATTGGCGGCGAGATTTTGGGAAAACCTGAAGACGATGCCGACGCGCTGCGGATGCTCCTGCGCCTGACCGGCGTGACCCACAAGGTCCACACCGGCTTTGCCATCATCGGCCCGGACGGCGAGAAGGCCTTCAGCAAGTCGGTCAAGACCGGCGTGGATTTCTCCAAGCCTGCACGCGAGCGCCTCGAAGCCTACGTCGCCACGGGTGAGCCCCACGACAAGGCCGGCGCCTATGCCATTCAGGGCAAGGGCGCGTTCCTGGTCCGTTCGATCACGGGTTCCTATACGAATGTGGTGGGATTGCCGGTCGCCGATGTGAGCAAGGCGCTTGCCGACCTGGGCGTGCTGGAGAAACTGCAGCGCGAGAAGTGGTGA
- a CDS encoding ferritin, with the protein MANEGFHEPIEELSDETRDMHRAIQSLMEELEAVDWYNQRVDACKDDALKAILRHNRDEEKEHAAMILEWIRRKDKTFDKELKDYLFTDKKIAH; encoded by the coding sequence ATGGCCAACGAAGGATTTCACGAACCCATTGAAGAGCTCTCAGACGAAACCCGCGACATGCACCGCGCGATCCAGTCACTGATGGAAGAGCTCGAAGCCGTCGATTGGTACAACCAGCGCGTGGACGCCTGCAAGGACGATGCGCTCAAGGCCATTCTGAGGCACAACCGCGACGAGGAAAAAGAGCACGCCGCGATGATCCTCGAATGGATCCGCCGCAAGGACAAGACCTTCGACAAAGAGCTCAAGGACTACCTGTTCACCGACAAAAAGATCGCGCACTGA